In Felis catus isolate Fca126 chromosome C2, F.catus_Fca126_mat1.0, whole genome shotgun sequence, a single window of DNA contains:
- the MYLK gene encoding myosin light chain kinase, smooth muscle, whose protein sequence is MAMISGLSGRKSSTGSPTSPLNAEKLESEEDVSQAFLEAVAEEKPHVKPYFSKTIRDLEVVEGSAARFDCKIEGYPDPEVVWFKDDQSIRESRHFQIDYDEDGNCSLIISDVCGDDDAKYTCKAVNSLGEATCTAELIVETMEEGEGEGEEEEEEE, encoded by the exons ATGGCAATGATCTCAGGGCTCAGTGGCAGGAAATCCTCAACAGGATCACCAACCAGCCCGCTCAATGCAGAAAAATTAGAATCTGAAG AAGATGTGTCCCAAGCTTTCCTTGAGGCTGTTGCTGAGGAAAAGCCCCATGTAAAACCCTATTTCTCTAAGACCATCCGTGATTTAGAAGTTGTGGAGGGAAGCGCTGCTAGGTTTGACTGCAAGATTGAAG GATACCCAGACCCTGAAGTTGTCTGGTTCAAAGATGACCAGTCAATCCGGGAGTCCCGCCACTTCCAGATAGACTACGACGAGGATGGGAACTGCTCTTTAATCATTAGTGATGTTTGCGGGGATGACGATGCCAAGTATACCTGCAAGGCTGTCAACAGTCTCGGAGAAGCCACCTGCACAGCAGAGCTCATTGTGGAAACcatggaggaaggggaaggggaaggagaagaggaagaagaggaagagtga